One Glycine soja cultivar W05 chromosome 7, ASM419377v2, whole genome shotgun sequence genomic window, ATATAGTGCTTTTCTGCTTTAAGAAACTTAAGGTGTGTTTGGAGAGTTATAAAATGCCTGGAAAACTGGAATTCAGTTGAAGCTATTAAAAGCATTTCATTCATGAAAAATCCTTGTTGAGATTATTCATCTCAGCAGTAAATTTTGACGGGTGAATTCACtaagaatataaaatatgaaaaagccATGGAAAAATTGTTGAAACAGTAACCATCAACGGTTAATGGAGAAAGAAATTCAGAATCCCCATATGTGTAGGTAGAAATTAAATTccttattttaagataaattaaattcagaaatCACGTGTATTCTAAGTGTGGGTGCAAATATATATTTCCATAAGAGTTCCCTGGGGCTATGTTTGAAatcagaaacaatttttttttatctgaaacAAAATAAAGCTATAACAACATTCACAAGATTCAATCTCTGTAAATTTACTTTTAGATCTGTACATGATTATATTAAAACACATTCATATGCAATCAAATAACTTTAAAGTATCTCTAATTATCGTTTTTGTACCATTTCCAATAAGTGAAGAAGCACTTAGCACCATTAATTGgaagattgagaaagaaaaatgggCAGAGAATGcatcaataacaaaatatttgttaCAGCCCACCAGCACAATTGTGACCTCCCTATATGATATAGCCCGATGGCGTTTTTTCCCCTAATCAGTTTGATCGTCTCCATTCATGGTCCTCATAGTCAACGGTTGGTTGTTCTTTAGGGCGTTCAGCATTGCACTTCAGGCAAGCCATATTTCTTGCATAATTGTAGAAATCGCATCTACAGGCAGTAATACATGAAACAAGAAACTTTAAGCGTGCAAGGAAAGATgggaagagaaggaagaaaaacaagGACTTACTTGGGGCAACTCCAATCCCCACTATATTTCTTGGAACTTGGGTTTGGCTCTTGACAATGCAAACACTTCATTTTACTAGCAAAATTCATGAACCCACACCTACATACATAGGAACATCCACGAAAAAATGGAACAAACTGTTTAGAGCCAGTGTCAACATATTGATTACATACTCCTTGCATAATGGAAGAAATCAGCTATACATGATGTAAGATGGGAAACAAGGTGTTTTTAGGTTGGGGGGAAGAGAAACATGACTTACCCGGGACAATTCCAGTCCCCAGGATGTTTCTTAGGCCTTGTCTCAGGACAACGCAAACATTTCGTGTTCCTAGCATAATTCATGAACCCACATCTACATATACAAAAACATCATGAGAAGGTATCTTAACTGTTAAAAAGTCATTGACTCTAGTCATCTATTGTTATACTTGGATATCAATAATcataatatcataatataatataaattttgctCTTGCTCATTCATGTTGTAACTACTTTTAGCTGAAATTTTACTGTCATTAACAGTTTTAGCTAGAGATGGATAAAAGTCATAAAGGAGCAATAAATTGTTGTAATAGCATATCGGTAACATGTTTGCAGGTAGTATCATAACAAGTAACTATTGTTACAGTAGAAATAAAGGGAAGAAGATATTTGATAAGAGTgtgatttaatcaattaaaatcataatatatatgGCCGCCCTAATGACCAAAACTTTATCCCTCCACCAGTACTCCATAACATAGCAATAAAATGCACAGAATAGATTAGACTGCAGCAAAAATAGATTAGATATACAGggcttatttaatatataatcaaGTCTATAATATACTGGAATAGTTACATCATGAGGTTGTTTATTCCAGTGATATGATCATATGGATGAGTTTGCGGGAAGAGAACTTCTAAAACTGAAGCTTTGAGGAATCCAATTATTAATGCAAAGTGAGAGACCTAAAATTATTCATTGGTGCCAAATGCAGCTGACCAACAAAGTGCAAATACTCTGGTAAAAGAATACAAGACATAAAACAGATAGCAAGCAGAATGGTATTTTAAATACTCtgatatttgtaattaaaaaaatatatgaattaattaagaaactCATGTTAAATAAAAGgatcatattaaaaattttcagAATGTTGTACATTCCAAACAGAAAAAAAAGCCCCCAAAAAATCAGGGTACAATAGTTGCAGGTAATTATCACAGTCAAATTGTACGTTACAAGTTTCTTTAACTTTCTGGATAAGGCTTCAATAAGGGCCCAACCAAGAAAAAAAGCTTACTATATCATgaaatatctttacaaaactaaaaacttatgAGAAAGAGATGAAGCATGAAATATGAAAGACATTAAAGGAAAGAATAGTAACAAAATCTAGAGATACATTACAAAATTGTTACGATATCGATGTCTGAAAGCTATCAATGTTTAAATTTATAGATAAGTcagcaaaattttaattattgacatGAAAATGATTCATCTTCTATCATAGGAaacagaaactaaaaatatgatCAACAGAAATTTTCTTGTCAACAAAATAGGGGACTCACTGTGGGCAAGTCCAATctccttttttcctttcaacttcaATGGTATTAGCTTCCTTCGCCGGCCCCTCTATTTTGCATTCTAGACATAGTCTGTTTCTggcaaaatttaaataattgcaTCTGTAgcaaaaccaaaaagcaaccaTCAGCAGACCAGAAGACACCAAATAAGGGATAATTGAACACATATATAATGTATTTGATGACAGCATCAGAacagaggaaaaataaaagaattttttttgagtcatttaagaattaagataCTAGGCATGCATATTTGCATATGAACAGCACAACAAAGAAAACACATGAGACAAAAATTCAACGAAGAGGTTAAGAGGCACTTCATATAGTTCTGTTGGTATTAACTGGCATTATCATGTTCTTTTTGAAAAGGAAGCTAACAGACACACAGAAATTGGCCATGCCTTATGAGAAAAGCTAGTAAGCAAGTAGAGAGGACTTACTCAGGACAGGTCCAATCTCCTGGCTTCATTTGAACAGTAAACGGGTTAATATCCTTAGGCTTGTCTTCCTTACAATTCAGGCATTGTGTATTTCTAGAAAAGTTCATGAAATTGCATCTGCAAGAAATTTTGGGTAAAACTCTTAACGGTGAATTATTAAGTTGTCGAGATCTAATTTAAGATTCAAATGACATGGAACATTTCCACTAACACGAACAATTGTGGAAAGTTAAATCATCAATATTCATGATAAGGAAGAAGTGTACTAACAAAAGGGATATAAAATCAATACAATCATTGACCagccaaaaatactttggattACATACCATCACTAAAAACCATCACttagaaaataatttgaatcATTCACAAAATGggtataaataaaacaaatacatcCATCCCACTGGTCAACAATTCTTCTAAATTAGTATTATCACTAAAAACTATCTcacaggaaaaagaaaagaaatgataaaaaaaaaacttgtatgaCTGACAAAAGGGATATAGTTATAAAACAAATCTACTCATCCACTAGCCAAAAATACTTCTGAAAGAAtactaacattaaaaaaaatcaaaccaaaaataaattttattatgcatGAACAAAGTATAATTCTTACTGCACGTTTTAAGATAAAGCTTTATATCTATAATATCTAGTTGCTCTTAACCTAGTAAAAGTTGCAGAGAATCAATAGATGATATTGATAGATCACTTGCTTGATTTGGAAGTTAAATGCAAGGTGGATGGAGAAAATTCACTTCTGCACTAACAATTCCTTTCAAATTTTATGTGAAAATGCAAAAACTGAAATTTCACGAATTCATGTGCAGAAGTTACTACTTactacacacaaaaaaaatatgattccaTGAGCAAAAATAACTCACTTTGGACACATCCAGTCACCTTTCTTCATCTCAACATCTTTAAACAATTGATTAGTCGTAACACTTAGAGATTGGCCTTCTACCACACCATCCTGTGCAGTAGGCTTTGAACGAGCAGGAGCAGGGGCAGGAGCAGGGGACTCACTCAACTCAATTAGCTGAGAGAGAAGTTTTCTGACAGATGATTCAATAACTTCCCGGCCCGGTGGTTTGTCTCCTCCAGAAAGCACAAGTGGATCTAGTGCGTAGAACAAAAGTATTCGAACTATATCAACAGTTCGGGCATCAGTTTCAAAATCCTTCAGAATCACATAAGCTCTATCACAAGAGCTTCGTAGATAGCAAGCACCACAAACCTAGATGGAAGCAAAATGCCCCCTCAAACTCaggcagaaaaataaaaataataataataaaataaaattccatctcatactgtcatatacatAGACTAATAATAACAAGCAACAACAGTTAACATCTCACTTCGTTGACTAGAAGAAAGACTAACAATACACTGTCTAACACTCACGCTTCAGTATTGAGTAAAATTCCGCACTACTATTTATGAGAACAGTATGAGATTTCATTCACACAATAATAGTGTGTTAAAAAGGGAACGTTAAATCAATGCATAATTTCTTCACATTTATCTATAATAACTattacttgcaagttgcaaccgataacttcaaaaaacataaatacttccgatgaaaaattgaaaaaaaaataaaaatgaactaaCACACATACATCCCCTTCATCTAATTGCAGGTGTGCTCTCAGCCTCTTAGCTGAATTAACAGCTTTACGGAGAAGATTAGGGCACCCACCCTCAACCACTGCTTGGATATCATTTGTAGGCAGCAAACTGCATAGCATAACAAGCAaccaaacaaaatttatatcaaaactgaacaagtaataataataataactcttAGAAAGTGGGTTATGGGTCTAACTCAACCCTATAAACCAGCTTGTAAGGTGAGGGTTGCCCCAAATTATATACACTACTTTAGCCTCATCACTAGTTGACATGGAATCTCCAACACACCCCTCTCATGCCGAGCACTGGACATCTTGAAAGTGAATTTTGCAAGACTAGACATCTGCAGGTGATCCGATAACGGGTGACACCATAGGTCCAACAAACAATCACTAGgtaggctctgataccatataACCTCAGATATACATATGCCCTTCTCATCATTAATTCTTACAAGTTACAAAGCCATATTGAGTAAAGGCAAAACCAACAATAACGACAGTTTTTTCCCTCATTCATCACATAAACTAAAGttctgtttggataaacttttcaACAAAAACACATAGGCACTTACaggaggaggaaaaaaaaaaattctataatttGTAGAAGTTCTTTCAATTAGCCTCTCCAAAAGCTCTTTTTAACTCATGGAAGAAACTTAATTCATTTGAGGGTATAAGGTTCTGGTTTAGACTTAACTCAAAGGAGAGacttaattcattttacctttttattttcttctcttacacATTCTcgagaagttttttttttttttttttctaaacagaCCCAAGTAATTGTTCAccaagttcaattttttttttcgaacaaaaaggaaaaaagagaaaaacgaaCTTGAAAAGGTCGTAACGGTCACGCGCGAAGCTGAGACAAGCGTCCTTGAGAGAGTTCATGTTGGCGTAAAGGCTTACGGTGTCGTCGGAAGAGGAGGTTTTGGGGAGGTAGCCTTTGGTGTTCAAGCGGTCGACGAAGGAGACCCATTCCGGCCAGGGGTGGTCGACGGAGGGTAGGGTTTctgcggcggcggcggcggcggagaaggaggaggaggaagaggaatcGGGGCGGAGGAAGCACGGCGGGAAGGGAATGGGtttgaagaagagaaagggagagTGGGGAGTTACAGTTACGGGTGCAGTTCTACGGGTGCGGAAGAGTGCGGTTCCGATTCCGTACAGTGTGAGCTTAGAAGAtgacattttttagttttagcttTCTCCCCCTTCGCCTCACTCTCACTCAGGTTTATCTCAACGGAGCACACTACCAGGGTTTTGGAGTCTGGACTAGatgataatatttataatactaTTAGTAGTagaaaactataaataaatgggctaaattatttacttgaaatatttgagaatttttaagTGAACTTTTAATATGGTTATTAGAAGATATTAATTCCTTAAatcaatcttaattaaataaaaactcttACATGATTAATGacctaaaaaataattgaggactgtttgaattttttttaagttgaaggatatattgaataatttaacttaataaattaataatctaaCTAAGTGAGACAAACTTAATTAGCCACACATGCTTAATTCATGAAAGAGAAGTTGAACTCAATTCCTACAAAAGCACAACCTTGTCTTGCAGAAGGactaatttttagactaaataatatatatatatatatatatatatatatatatataattttatacatcttttgtaagttttttttttaaatctgtaattaataattaaaagtgaaaaatatcCATAATAAATATCTCCTTCATATCATGAAATATTTTCTTGGCAAATTGGTTGGTCTTTCaataataatgttaatgttAATTCCAAAATTTCAACTATTAATATAAGTAAGTAATTTTGAGATTGAGTGAAAAGGTTGTGAAATTACAGGTGTGATTATCATTCTTAAAGAAAGTGTCTCGTAGAATCatgagaaataattaaatagtatttgtttgaaaagttttaaaagttatttatcaCGTTATAAATCGGAATTcttaagataagaaaaatcaccCCTAACATGAGTACAAGGGATGAGAGAGAGACTCTTGTAAGTGTGATAATGTTTCTTATTCCTTATAATTCttgattaaatatttgatttataagGTGATACATATTTAGGAAGCATTTTTCAAGTTTATTCAAAAACTTGTAGTGTTATTAAGATATTGAATATTTGTTGAGATATTCCCATAAATGTGGGAATTTGGTGCTGaactacaataattttttattcttttttgttatttttatccttagtATTCTGTCATTTGATCCTTATTATGTATGTGTGAAAGATGTTCCTAATAATGATATCAAAATTATGATGTGGTCAGATGAATAATAAAACAAGTATTGATAGAAAATCTATTTGAAAATTTGTGTCAAAAGTTTTTTGGATTTGTGATATGAAAGTCAAATTGTTGGTGGTAAGTAATAATGATGCAAATATAGGTAATGCCACCATTTTGATACTTATGAATTTTGAATAGCAAAAGCATAacatgagagagaaaaaaacatgaagatggtgtgaatgtatgaatgcatgaattttgatgatacgaaagaagaatcaaacaaggtcgcttcaaaggataagcatttgcttcaagattaatttaagattgtttcaacaaacaaatcattgtttcaagattcactaaagatcaagccttgccttagaacaaagggtttcaaagtcatgcaaggctctggtaatcgattaccaggaagtgtaattgattaggagagaagaatgaaaaagagttgttgaaaagggttttgaatttgatttttgaacatgtaatcgattaccagcaacaaaactctgaaaattcaaattcaaaagtcatgacccttcaaattataactgtataatcaattacacaaacattgtaatcgattaccagtggagagttttcagaaaatctgccaacagtcacatcttttgattggatttgtgaatgaccatcaaaggcctataaataggtgacttgggcacgaattttgaagagagatttttttgttcaaaatgtcttatcctctcaaaaggaaatgagagagattccaagagaacttcattgccaaatgctctctcaaaagaaactcttgggcaaacacttgcaaatctattaagagtttctccatggacttcaattataatatccttctcttcaagagagaattcttctttctttcttctcattcaaagagattgattaagggactgagggtctcttaagttgtaaggatttctgaacacaagggataaGTTGTctctgtgtggttcagactttgtaaatggatttttacaatgggagtggaaaatctcaagtgggttgcttgagtactggacgtaggcacggattttgccgaaccaatataaaaattgtgtttacattctctcttcccttatctcatttattttgttgcaatcaattttgtcttgcatgtttaaagaacattattaaattgattactgTTTCTTCTGCactctaagcctatccctcttaagttattgaggccgctGGTCCAACAGATGGTTGCAAGAAAGGACTTCCATGACACTAATGAGAGTGGGTGTTGAGAGGCTAAGGATGTGGTTTGGAAACTTTGTTTGAGAGACCAATTGTGAATGTAATTCCAAATTCccaattattagttaatagttATAGTGATTCATTTTGAGATTAAGTAAAAAGTTGTGATCATTGCTTAGTGTGTGATAATCAAAGGGGGACAACTTCTAAAAGAAGCAATTAGTTTAGTGTTTATTCAATAAGTCTTTAAATGTTATTCATCACACTATAAATCAAGGGGTTTGATATGAGAATAAGCAACCTAACTTGAAGAAGCCATCATGTACCAAGTAATAGttaatatttgttgaaatattatttaatgtgatacactatttaaaaaagagttttcaaattatttgaaaaactcaTATTTAAAAGGTGATACATTATTTGGGGAGGATTTTTCAAGTTATTTGAAAAACTTTAATCTTATTTAAGATaatgaatatttgttgaaatattatttaatgtgtcaaatcacattatttttatattcttaatctatttctatttattgtattgtttatgttatatcattttattcctGTTGTGTGTGTTGAGGGAGGGCAAGTCTTCAATagtcttaaatatgttttacatttatgtaaattaaagtttttatcATGGTAATGTTGTTGctaattgtttctttttatcttttatataacAAGTTAAGACATGCTTATGTGATTGTCAAAACCACTtgtagaaactaaaattaaaaacagtttTATTTGTGAATGCTAAAATAAAACTTGCAATATTTTACACATGACAACAAATCGCTATTTGTACAATGACATAAAACACATTTTTCTAACATTAGTATGCTTggtgtttatgattaatttaaaatataaaataattgatgtttATGATTATTTCAGTTTGATTCTTGTgttattaaaaagttataaacaaaaaCTCTCGTTATACTAAAAGTATCATTATACTTAATACTTTtgtgtttatgattaatttaagatataaaataaatttcaaatgaatattttgtatatagaaacacaaaaatgatttacatttataatttaaagaactaaaataaagtttatttatcATAACTCAATAGTTTAATAGtgttgtataaattattgttgtataaataattatcttaatctTCAATTTGATCATCAAATTGTATTAAAGTTTCAATTAGGTTCCCATATTTTAACAACCTCCAAttaagtttcatatttttttaaaacgctCCAATGTTACCCTTTCTGTCAGTCTCAACTGACATAGTAAAAAAAGTGTTACGTTTCCGTCTCTTTTCCTGACTATACATTTTGGCGATTGTTGTTTAGTAGTCGTTAAAAACCGCCACAATAATTAGTGATACATAACAAAAATTGCCTAATACGAAGAACAACccaaaaaataggagaaaaaaatgGATATCAGCAACATCAACGAAGCatgaacaaatttatttttcaaaagcaaTATACTTTCCAAGAATTTGTTTAAGCGACCCCATCAAGTGTTCGTGAAAATGCCAAACATAAACTCCTCCCTCCACACCCAATCCATCAGCACATGAAGATTACCCAGATTTCTCCCCCTAACAAAATCGCGACTCTCCCAACCCCAAATTTGCGGAGCGTGAATGCATGCAATGCGAATCCTCAGATTTTAATTGAGGGACAAGGTTGCGCATCATCGGAAGGCTGCACAAATAGCAGATCTTGGTGCTTGGCTATGGTGAGGTAAAGGAGTGGCGGTGCTGTGTGTGTTTTGGTTGTGCATTTGTGGAGGAGATGGCGCTGACTTGCTGGTGGTGCAATCATGTTAGGTGGGAGTCGCCGCGTTAAACATTTTTAACggtttcaattgaaattcacgAAAAGAATAACAttgaaacatttttaaaaatatgaaaacttaattgggtattttttttaaatatatggaCCTAATTGAACACTTTAATACATTTTCACAATCAAACTGAACATTAGACCTAAATTATTATATGACTTATTGCACAAATAACAATgctgataatttataattggatCTTATTGTAATGTAATGATTTTCATGGTTCAAATCTGTGCTTAGTAAAAATGTCtacaattattaaataaaattatttctcaaaCATTTTAAAAAGCAATAATACTAGAGGTTTAGAGTTAAAATGTGAGAATGTAATAACCTATTTtctcatataataattaattaattaattaattattgatttgaataatattaaattcaattttttaaattaaattgttggGTTGGATAAGATTGGGATCCATATAATATAACGagtaccaaaaataaataaataataatagttaaaaaaagagTGTGAATAAGTTTTGGATCACGTGGAGAGCACAGACAGAGAACAAAGGCTAAAACCCTGTCCCGTGGATCTACGAAACCCACATAAACCCTCTCTCCCTCCCAACGACCGAGGAAGCCATCAAAATCATCGCAACGTGAaagtgagagtgagagtgaaAGAGATCTGATTGTGTTGTGAATCAATCTCAGACACGACGCTATGAGAAGGGTACCTTCCATTCTCTTCAGAACCCTCACGTCCCCTCGCGTCGCCACCTCTTTCTCCGTCCCCAACCGCCTTCTCCAGGCCGCGCTCTACCGCAGCGCCGCCGCCCGCTCTCACCGCCGCCGCTTCTCCTCGCTCCTCGGTCCTCTCGCCGCCGCGTCTCTCGGCGTTGCTGGGGCTCTGGTCTCTCAGGAAGTCCTCGCCAAGGAGCCCCCGCCGCCAGAGGCTCTCCCGAACGACGTCGTTCTTTACCAGTTCGAGGCTTGCCCTTTCTGCAACAAAGTcaaaggtaaaagaaaaaaaactaacagctgatttaacaaaatctaGCTGTTAAATCATGTTATGTTGTACTATTGATCATCACACCCCCGGAGCCATTtgattttagataaattaaataGGTTTGATACATTAGTAAGTCCCTACActttttggaaaattttaattaggtccttcaattaaaaaaaaaaagaagtgattttgtcCTTGATCTTCTACAATTTTTGTAACAATTTGTGGTGATTTTACTAACTTCAGGATCCCAATAACAAGAATGATAGAAGATCAAGTatccaattataatttttaagtttaggaatctaattaaaattttcaaatcgtTCATTTTACTCTTATATCCAATTATAAACTGCTATGTGGGTAAGTTTGTCGATTTTACAATATTCACTTTCAAATTCATTCCTACCATGATTTCTGATTGGTATGTgtagaaattaaattcattaaaaattctTCATAGATATTTCATATTGTACCCAGAATTTacttatgtttttaataagtttaataTATGTCAAAATGAAGTTGATCAATGAAGAATTAACTAGTTTTTagattatatgatttttttaattcttgatcCACTTAACAAAAAGTCTTAATCTAATGGTTGGATTGATGGAATTCAATGTAACTGAGTAAGTTTGGCAGTACTTAGTGTATGTTTGGTCATGGGTCAGATGCGTGTGTTTATGTTAGATTCCACATTCAAAAGCTGAAGCATTGAGTCATTGAAATACAAAGAGCCAAGCCAAGCATGCGCTTATTCCTCAGAGTAAGTAGATTCCTTGAGTTATGtgagaattttaaaaagaaGCATTGAGTCATagaaagagaatggaaaaatGACACATTGGTTGTCAATTGTTGCTTCTAAATGAGGCTGTATTTTTCACTCTATTGATTTATCTCATATATAATGGTGAGCATGGGCTAGGATATTGGTGCCTATTCTGCCATACATCCGTCTCTTTTATTGCTGTAGTTTTTCCATTGAGATTTCACAACATTTTTTTCCTGGTTTctgttattgatatttttacttGCTTTACCAGCATTTTTGGACTACTACGATATACCTTACAAAATTGTGGAGGTCAACCCTCTCAGTAAGAAAGAAATCAAATGGTCTGA contains:
- the LOC114418673 gene encoding zinc finger protein VAR3, chloroplastic; the encoded protein is MSSSKLTLYGIGTALFRTRRTAPVTVTPHSPFLFFKPIPFPPCFLRPDSSSSSSFSAAAAAAETLPSVDHPWPEWVSFVDRLNTKGYLPKTSSSDDTVSLYANMNSLKDACLSFARDRYDLFNLLPTNDIQAVVEGGCPNLLRKAVNSAKRLRAHLQLDEGDVCGACYLRSSCDRAYVILKDFETDARTVDIVRILLFYALDPLVLSGGDKPPGREVIESSVRKLLSQLIELSESPAPAPAPARSKPTAQDGVVEGQSLSVTTNQLFKDVEMKKGDWMCPKCNFMNFSRNTQCLNCKEDKPKDINPFTVQMKPGDWTCPECNYLNFARNRLCLECKIEGPAKEANTIEVERKKGDWTCPQCGFMNYARNTKCLRCPETRPKKHPGDWNCPGCGFMNFASKMKCLHCQEPNPSSKKYSGDWSCPKCDFYNYARNMACLKCNAERPKEQPTVDYEDHEWRRSN